In the Triticum aestivum cultivar Chinese Spring chromosome 2B, IWGSC CS RefSeq v2.1, whole genome shotgun sequence genome, CAACCGCACCGGCCGCGCCGGTCCagcttccaccgccgccgcccagttCCGGACTGGGCCAGTCCACACCGGGGGGCCTCCCGATCCAGCAGGTCCAGTTTCCGTTGTCATCGTCCCCAATTCCGCCACCGCTAGTTTACACGGAGGCTGGGCACCCATCAGTACCCACATTGCAGTCTGGGGCCTCGTCCTGCTCGGCGGGGGCCTACGACGGCCTCCCCGCCGTTGACCGAGCATCGTCATCATCACTGCTCCGCACCGCCGAGCCGGTCGGCCATGGCGCACCGACCCAGCCGCCACCATggttcgccaagatcgacttcgccactTATGATGGCACGGTGgacccgcttaactggctcaaccagtgcgaccaGTTTTTCCGTGGGCAGCGCACGCTCGCGTCGGAGCGCACTTGGCTGGCATCCTACCACCTCCACGGTGTAGAccagacatggtactacgccctcgagcaggacgagtgTGGCATGCCCCCGTGGGAGCGCTTCCATGAGTTGTGCCTCCTTTGTTTTGGGCCGCCGATCCGCGGGAGCCGCCTGGCCTAgttgggccgccttcccttcacctctatGATGCAAGACTACACCGACCTCTttcaggccctggcgtgccacgcgtCCGGCGTGACGGCTCACCAGCGGGCCGAACTCTTCATCGGCGGTCTGCCAGATCATATCCGCGTGGACGTCGAGCTGCAGGGACCCcaggacctccagacggccatgtactacgcccgcgcgttcgagcgtcGCGCGGTGGCCATGCAATAGGCATCACCGTCCCGGGGCACTGGGCCGCTACCTGGACCAGATGTTCCCGTGCAGGGTTGGCTTGCTCAGGCTTCTGCGGTACCCCTCGCCACGACCGTggcgcgcccgttccgccggctcacctcggTCGAGCTACTcaagcgtcgccgccaagggttgtgcttcaactgcgacgagctctacacgcccggccacgtctgcccgcgactcttctacctggaggctgtagactacattgaggaggacgccgtcgccgccgaccagaccgccccagctgtcgcgaaggtgtttgacgctggttgatcacctcgaggagttcagcaagcgtttccccaccttacagctcaaggacgagctgtttgtgtcggcggggagaagtgttatgaccgtcatattaggggcttagcccaatgggttgtggcccaagttatcttattaTTATTACGGGCTTAGCTCGATTATCttatcgtttgcttaggagtcaagtaaacctctttacacaaggagaggagatgtatcaatctaatcaagcaagaagcaatcatatttgctcggcttccttagggagccgggagacctaaccctagccccctccttcTCTGCGCCATCTCctctcagccgccgcctcctcgcgcatgacggcgcccagccgccggcgtcCGCGTGTTCGTCCACGACCAGCTCCCTCTTTCCCCTACAACCTCCGACCTAGACCCGGTAGAACCCTAGTTTCTACCATCCACGTcggcacacacgcatcttatagcatcacatccagtggctataaaaggtgaatgagaccaaattaaatctcatctagctaagttctagcaaaactgttaaAGTTGTGTGTTGCACATGTTATATCGTCTAATTAATATATATAGATAGATCGACCTACCGATAGCCCTCAAGTATTCCATCTACCTATCAATTAATGCAATGATATGTTCCCACGTGTACTGGAGAAAAGATATATCGACCTAAAGTAACCACTTTTGTTATCAATAATATATCACACGATCATTTAGCTTGATCATGGTGGAACATATCGTTTTTCTGACATACACGATATCCTCTATATGTAATATCAATTGCTTAATACaacctctataaagaaatataagagtgtttagatcattaaagtagtgatctaaaggCGGACCCGGATTTTTGGGACGCGGATTATGCCGTCTGACCCCGTTGGTACAGAGGATGATTTGACGGCCGACTAGGCCATTTCGGACAACTTTTCGCCCACGCAGATGCTGGTAGTCAACGTGTGTGACTCGCCGCAGCTCATTCGGACACGGATGAGCACGGGCACCCACAGTGCACAGGCTGCCACCGACATGTTCGATGGAATGACCGAACAAGAGTCGGTGTGTTTTCTTTCCTCCTACCCGATCAGATTTTTGCATAGACCACTAGTTCATTTCAGACATGATGAATGCTTGCAAATCATAATCATGTAGGAGGCGTTCTTGTCGAACATGATCAATGGCAATGAAGATCCGACCAAAATGAGTATGAATTGGAGACCACCACCACATTTGAAGTTGGGACAACATTCGATCCCaatcagagcaagaagaagaagaggaccaaGACGATGAAGGCAAGAGGTCCGGCATTCTCAAGAATTGAGGACATCTTGTTGGTCAAAACTTGGTTGGTCGCAACGACGGATCCAATATGCGGCACCGAGCAAAAGGGGAATACCTATTGGACGAAGATTTGGAAGGAGTAGTATCACGAACAAAGGAGTATGTAGAGCCGCATCCTATCGTGACCACCCGCAATGTGGCATCTCTCCAACATCATTGGGGGTTCATTCAATGGGAAGTGAACAAGTACGTCggctactactcacaagtgatCAAACGCCCTCAAAGTGGGATGGGAGTCGCAACTCACGTAAGCTCAATTGCTTCATCTTCTCATCATTTGCATATGATTCTTGTGTTTGCATTCTCATGCTCATATATATGTTGTTTGCTAGACGGCGGTGGCGGCCACTTTGTATCACGAGGTGGAGAAGAAGCCATTTCCTTTTAGCTATTGTTGGGTCATATTGAATGGCAAGCCGAAATGGAACCAACTTGTGGCCGATCTCAAGACCGGCAAGAAGAGGAATGATGGCTCAAGCTCCAACCAATCAATTGGGTTGGACGATGAAGAGGACGAAGTTGTCGTAACGAATGGAAAAGCCACCATGCCAAAGGATAGCTGCCAAGTCATGGGAAACAGGTAGGAGAAGGCACGTGCCGCCCGTAGGCACGTGCCGCCCGTGATGCCTCGACTGCCAAAATGTCATCCAAATGGACGGGCATTTTTCGGTGAGGGAAAacaagaaggaggagaggtacaagctcatgttggATGCGCAAAAGAAAAGGATGGCGTGAGAGCGGAAGAGGGCGGAGAAGAAGCTTgaaattgagagggagaagatcGAGTTGGAGAAGCCGTGGCGATCAAATGGGAACTCGAGAAGGCCAAGACATTTGGCGACATAAAGATTAAGAAGGAGAGGTTGCAACTTGCACGGACGAGAAAGATGCCAGGATCATGTTGACGGACGAAACCCTCTCGGATGAGCATGCGAAGAAGTGGCTTGCGGACAAGAAGGAGATCAACGACCGCATGGGGTACGAGACGACGAGAGCGGTTGCGGCCCCgatgcaggcggaggaggcagcccGGATGCAGGCGGAGCAGGACGCATTTCGGCTAGAGCACGACGCATTCTTCTCGGAGCAGGTGCTCGACCAGTGATCCAGGGCCATCCGTCATGCTCGGACATTGATTTCATTTTGGCATGACCggtttgttgaactatgatttACTTTGCTTGATTTTAAACTTTGAAATTCATATAATTTGTATCGTATTATCGACGTGCATGAATTTAAAGATCAAAATTTGCGGTACGTGAATTTGCGAAACAACATTTGAGAGGTGCTCGGTTAGTGCCGCGCGTCCGCGGACATTTGAGAGGCCGGATTtgcaagtccggctgtagatgctcgtAATTACCAGCATTCGCTAATACATCGCGCTATATGCACTACCAGTGGACCAGGCGACATTTATGATCGTACAAATACGCGCTTGGCTGTTAACGCCCCATGCCACGCGCCCCCGTGATGGCATCATTACTCTCGGTGTTGGGTAGACATCATTGAACACAACACAGGCACTCGCTGGTGGCTTGCACTGTAGATCTCCCCCAAGCCGTCTCATGTGGGAAAACAGAATCAGGAGAGGAGATGGGTTCTGCACAGACGAAGATCGTTAGCCCATCCAATCCATTATCTGATGCAttgttcttgttttctttgccTACGAGCTTAAGCGCCCACCTGTAGTAATCTCTCGTCTGCCTCAATCCCCCGGCATTACGAATTTCGTGGGGGCGAGTTCTGGATCTGGTTCCTCCAGTGAGacattgaagtctttcacccagattCGCAGGTTTTTGGAAGTCATTCTGGGCGCCTAGGCACGGTGCGGGAGGTGACTTAAGATGACCCAGCTGGCAGATTTGCAGATTTGTAGATTATGTTGAGGTTCGCCAAGAAACAGATGTCACGGATTCAGACGAGAAAAAGCTTGAGAGGACGGAGCACAGATACGTAGCCCTGATGAGAAAGTTGAACGGTTGTTGGGTGCCATTATGGGCTGCAGGGCAACTGGGTGTAATTGATGCATGCTGGGCTGTTTTTAATTTGCCATAACTCCAGTAGGCTGTCCAGTGCTAAATTATTGTGTGTGGTGCATGCATAGCGCGTGGCATTTTGTTTTGCTGCGGGGTATAAATGCCGTCCCTGCTTGATGGTGTATTTGCATGTGTTTTGCTGGTATTTCACCGTTAGGGTTCGCCTAATTATGTAAAACTCGATGCACACAACCATTGGAGATGCATTATTGATAGGCGAGCATGTGTACGTAGGACGCAACATGAACTGGGAGCTTCAGAGCTTTCACATGAAGATCATGGCCATGACCCGCAGGTTGACGACGCCCAAGATAAAAATGTTATCCGGCCATGCTTGATTTTGTTCAAGAAGTGATACGTGCCGATAAACCAATTCATGTGAAATGAGATGTCCCCGCCGTGCGTTGAAGCACTGTATGTACTTGGTCTTCCACTTTCAGAAACTGCATCCTTCGTACTGCAAAATACACAACAAATGTTTAGCATGGCGTGTAGAAGATGGTCAGGAAGGATCTTGAAAAACTTGCTTCATGTTGTTCACACTTGTAGAAATATCCCTCTTGGTTTTCTTCCGTTGCTGATACAAACCAGATCGCATAGCCCGTGTTGCATTTTGGCAACTGATGAAAGGGAGCGACGGCACCTGGTTGGCGGCGTGGTGTGATGCGGGAGGTGTGGAGCTGCGCTGAGACTTGGATGAACACATGGTGGTGTTCTGCGGCTAGACTCGGAGAAATTGAGAAGGAGCAATGAGAAGAAGGCTGGGCGGCAGTTTACAAGACCATGTGAAGCGTCCACGTGGTGCAGCTAGCCGTTGGGACCGGATGCAATTGACACACGCCTCACTTCAATGCTCGACCTGCCTTGTGGGCCATCTCCTGCCTGCCGATGTCAGTTGCAAAAGATGGAAACTTTATACAGTCATAAGTGTTGTAGATGCCAAATCGTGTGGTAACATGCGGTGTCAATATCGATCACGTGTGGCTGCATGTCCACTCACGATTTATCATTTaaatgtttttatatttctttatagagaagAGTACGGCATTTTAGAGACCAAGCTCCATGAAGCCCTTTATTTTAAAAAATACAAAATTCAtaaatttcagtttcaaaaaattctgaaaaaaatacacaTCTACGCAAGGATGTAAAGTGTATGTgtgaaaaaaattcaatgaaacacCTTGAATTGTGAGCAgcaaaaaaaaacatggactttaaAGATGAACAGTACATATGTTAAAAAGCCTCAAGTTTGTTTTTCTTGTGTAGCTCACATTTTAATGTATTTCGACCTAAAAATTTGCACACATGTACATTGCAGCGGGAGGCCATCCAGGGCCTCGTCGCTGGCTTGTCCGCCCAGGCCCCGGGCGAGGTGGTCGTCCGCGATCACCTCTACGCCGCCGTGTTCGCGCTGGTTGCGCGCGTGTGCTTCGGCGACGGTGTCGACGAACGCCATGTGAGCGCCATGCAGCGCGTGATACAGGAGTTCGTCGTCGCTGCCGGGGAGCTCAGTGGCATCGCCCTCGGCTCCAGGCTAGCCAAGTTCGTCCACCGGAGGCGACTGCGCCATCTCTTGGCCTTCCGTGGCCGCCAAGCTGAGCTCTTCCTCCCTCTCATCGCAGCACGGCGGAGGTCTCGTTCCTGCCATGGCGGCGTCCGGCGTCCGTACGTCGACTCACTCATCGATGTCCGCGTCCCCAGTGACGACACGGGCAGCATGGACATCGATGGCCGGCGCGCTCTTAGAGACGACGAGATGGTGAACCTTGTGTCTGAGTtcctcggcggcggcgcggataCGGTCGTGGCCATCATCGAATGGACACTCGCTCACCTCGTCATCCAGCCAGAGGTCCAAAGCAAGCTGCGTCGCGAGGTTGACGCCGTGGACACGGTCTCCGTCGACAAGAGCCTCCGCAGGATGCCGTAACTGCATGCAGTTGTGCTGGAGAGCCTCCGGATGCACCCGTTGGTGCCGTTCGTCCCACGCCGAGTGCGGGCCGAGGACGCTACCTTGCTGGGCGAAACCACCGTACCGGCCAGCGACTTCAACGTGCGGTTTGTTGTGGGGGACATCGGGAGAGACAGCAAGACGTGGACGGATCCCGACGAGTTCCAACCCGATCGGTTCCTGGCTGGAGGCGAGGCGGAGGGCGTCGGGCCATCAGCAGGTCCCAAGGAGATGAAGATGATGCCGTTTGGTGCGGGGCATAGGTTCTGCCCGGGCATGGGTCTGGCCATGGTGAACATCAAGTGCTTCTTGGGCGCCCTCGTGCGCGAGTTCGAGTGGGCGCCGCCGGTGGAGGGTGGCGGCGGGGTCGACATGACTGACCTCAACGTGTTCTTCAAGGTGATGAAGAAGCCACTTTCCACCCGTGTCACACGACGCACCCGTTCCGTGTAGAGTATCAGCTGCACATGTGTGTCCTCGATGGCTCATCAGCTAACCTACTTTCAGTTCGCCAGCTTGCTTCTCGATCATGAGATGTGCCAGTGTCATGTTCGTTCTAGCTAGCGGCACGTGCAAAGATACCATATCCAACCCCCCAAGGCTCCACTATCTCCCACACAGGCACACCAATTAATTATCTGTGTTCCTGCCTTCGTGCATCATGCTTCTCCAAAGGAAAAGATTGATTAGTTTCATCATCAAAATGATGGGATGCTATTTGCTCGCATAAACTTGTCTGTATGCTCTAGATTGAACCGCAGCTGTAGTGTGTGTGCCTGTACGAATTTCCCGGAAAGCAGCCACGGGCACTCTGGTGGGTACCTTCTTGAGTTCTTCTCTGCCGAGGAAAACGTTGCACACCCGGCCTGAGGAGGAGGACCCTCGCTCTCCTCTCCTTAAGAGGAATGTTTAATTGGAAGTAGTAGTAAATCTTTCTTCAAAAATGCTACACTCGAATACCCACATATCTTGACAGATTTGCCCACAAAATTATTCACCCCAGGCATTTTCATGTCCTCGGTACCATATTTGTGGTGGCTCCGAACAAAAGCGTGCATGCTACACTCGAATACCTGAAACTGAAAGCATCGGACCAGGGTAAGCACGATATATTATTGAAAAGAAGATGCATCTTTTCTATATGAAGGTGCAAATATAGTTGTTACCTGATGCAGGCATTGGGGGAATCAAGTTCCTAGGGGGCATTGGGGGCCTTATGCGAACCGGCTTGCTTTCTTGCGCCTCCACGATCACTACGTCGGAGGTGAGAAAAGACTTGGCAACAACAGCAGAATGCTCTATGCAACACCTCACAACCTGACACATTTGTGCAGGGCAAACGAATTGCAGAGTTGGTGATGCCATTCAGCGTTATTAATTGGTTTAGTTGGAGAGACATTGGATTATTTTAGCCATTCTTCCATCATTATTTCACTAACCTTTGATGGGTCCAATATTCCAGAAGCCATCAAGTCTTCATAGCAGCCGTTGGCCGCATTGTAGCCATAACTTGCATTGTCATTTGACAGCACCTTCAACAGCAGCAGTCAAATGCATGTTAGCCAGAATTTATCCTCGGGTAGAGAATAGTTTACCAGACAAATGTGCATGTAACCGAACCAAAAGAGCTACCGCTCGCTATTGGTAACCTTTTCGATGACGAACTTGCCACTCATCCCGGCATTGTTAGCTATTAGTGTGGTAGGGTAGCTCAGAGCATGTTTGAAGATGTCAGCACCAATCTGAACATGGAATGAAAGGAGTTATGGCTCAAGACAGAAAAATCAGTGCATTTATCAGTGTGGTAAATGGTCATCCAAACTATATATCAATTGCTGCAGTATCCATGGATCAAGAAATCTGTATTTTCGATAAAGCACAAGCACCTTGACCACTACAAAAGGATAGTTGCACCAGTAGGCCAGGATTGTGGTGAACTCGAGTTGGGCCTGTGGATTGCAGTATATGTTTTATTCTTGAATATATGATGAACTATAGATATAAGGAGCCAGAGTAGGAGAAATAAATTAATGGATTTTTTATGTGCATCATTCACTCTGTTTTTATAAGGGCCAATATATTAACATCAAGATGACACCAAGTACCCAGTCTCTGCAAGAACACAATGTAAAGAGCTAGTCGAGCCATCGAGATTGCACACAGCCAAATCATTCACTACTTGGTGGACAAACAAAATCCATGTATAGTACGGCATTTTGGAATACTGATTGTCGTATTGTGAGTTGTTTCCATTTTCTTGTTTTTTGTTGTGCACTGGGGTACTTCCCTATGAACATTTTATGTTTGTTGGATGGGGTAATTGTGCAACGAAATCGGGATGATGTTGCCCTCTcatatgccatggtttgttctcagATTTAATATAGATCAAGATTTAGGTTTTTGCTCTCCAGAAATTAGCAAGATGGATATTGTAAACGTTTAGTAATGTGTGCTCATTAGATCATCTACTCGGTAGTACTATAGTCCTTCAGACATTTTCTACAGTGGTAATTAGGGCCACATGCTCATTATTTCCCTAGTTGCATTTTGCACTGCAAATGAAACCATAGTATGTTACCTTCTGCTCTAAATTATCCAATGATTCCTTGATCATGTCAATCTTCTGGGATAATCTTAGTAGGCTGCATCCACCACCAACTACAACACCTTCCTCAATAGCTGCCTGAAATATCCAAATGTGGTTATGAAATAGGAAAATCGTACTTCACAGAACCTCGCATAATAAGATTGTAGATTGGTTAGTGATACCATGGTTGCGTTAAGGGCATCTTCAATTCTCAGCTTCTTATCTTTCAGCTCAATGACTGTTTGAGCACCAACCTGCAATTAACTTGATGCCAGATTTTTAGAATCATGAAGTCCAAACGGCACAAAAGGCTAGTTACTAGTTAGCTATAAATATACTTGTGACACCTGATGACCTGAATGATTGCAATTGCACCAGATAACCTTGCAATCCTCTCACCCAGTATCTTTTTCTGGTACCTCTCCTTTGAGTTCTGGAAATTAGAATTAAAAATATGACCGCATTAAGATGACCATATTCATATGTCCATGGTAGCTTCAAGAAGCTTTAACTGCAGTTTCTCCAGTACGTACATATAAAAGGTCACATGGACAATTCCATGTTTTGCATCAAATTATTGGGCTATACCTCAACTTGGCCTTTTATCTGAGCAACCCTTTTCTCAACCGCATGAAGGGTGCTTCCATCAGTAACAATTAGTGTTGAATCTTTCTTGACTATTACCTTAGAAGCAGAGCCTAAGAACTCTTTCCCTGCCTCTTCTAGTGTGTATCCCATGTCATCTCTCACTACTGTACCTGAAAACCAACAAGAGATGTTGATGACTGGAGTTGCATCAGTTGATTTCGTGACCCAGTTATGTACCTCCTGTTATGATTGCAATGTCTTCTAAGCATTGGGTTTTTTGTTCACCGAAAGAAGGAGCCTTAATTGCTGCCACTTTGATCATCCCTGATAGCTTGTTTCTCGTCAAAGTAGCCAATGCTTCTTCTTCGACATCCTCAGCAATTATTAACAATGGAAAATCTTCTTTTACAGCACTAAAGCATACCCTTAAAAGTTCCCTTGGATCAGAAATTATCTTGTCAACCAACAGGATCTACAAAAGACAAAACATAACTCTTGAAATTATCCAGCAGAGTGATGTGTGTGCATCTTCTGATGCAGTGGCCTGGGGAGACATGATGGAGATATCTGCACTACCTTACAGTCAGTGTACTCCGCGGACATATTTGCATGTTTAGTCACAAAGAAAGGTGAGAGGTAACCACGTTCAAACTGCATTCCTTCGACAACCTCCAAACTGTTTACAGTGCTTCTCCCGTTTTCAATCCTAACCATGCCTTCCCTGCCTACTCTTTTAAAAGCATCAGAAATCATGTTTCCGACAGCGTAATCATTTCCCGCGCTAACTGCAGCCACATGTGCTATTTCATGGTCTTCAATCTAGAAGGCAGCAATTTACAAAATGTTACGATATCTATGCTAAGAACATACAGAAACATTCATAGCCATAGCTTAACTGATAAACCATACCTCCCGTGACATCAACTTGAGTTCAGAAACTAAAGCATCAGCAGTCCTCCCAATGCCACGCGCAATTTGAACCGGATTCATTCCAGCAGCAAGAACCTACTTTTTTAAAATATTCAGATGCAGGTTTAGGTTTCAGAATTGTTTGTGCCTGTCAA is a window encoding:
- the LOC123045560 gene encoding ruBisCO large subunit-binding protein subunit beta, chloroplastic, which codes for MSSMSRMPLPPSPPPSLSSKPPTLPFSPKKTPPMPVYKDLHFNHDLSATKKLQAGVDLVARLVGVTLGPKGRNVVLANKYGPPKIVNDGETVLKEIELEDPLENLGVKLVRQAGARTNDIAGDGCTTSIILAQGLIAEGMKVLAAGMNPVQIARGIGRTADALVSELKLMSREIEDHEIAHVAAVSAGNDYAVGNMISDAFKRVGREGMVRIENGRSTVNSLEVVEGMQFERGYLSPFFVTKHANMSAEYTDCKILLVDKIISDPRELLRVCFSAVKEDFPLLIIAEDVEEEALATLTRNKLSGMIKVAAIKAPSFGEQKTQCLEDIAIITGGTVVRDDMGYTLEEAGKEFLGSASKVIVKKDSTLIVTDGSTLHAVEKRVAQIKGQVENSKERYQKKILGERIARLSGAIAIIQVGAQTVIELKDKKLRIEDALNATMAAIEEGVVVGGGCSLLRLSQKIDMIKESLDNLEQKIGADIFKHALSYPTTLIANNAGMSGKFVIEKVLSNDNASYGYNAANGCYEDLMASGILDPSKVVRCCIEHSAVVAKSFLTSDVVIVEAQESKPVRIRPPMPPRNLIPPMPASVSGIRV